Part of the Nicotiana sylvestris chromosome 2, ASM39365v2, whole genome shotgun sequence genome, caaaattataaaatgatgatttgaaggaccaaatggtaccggaattggataatttttgtatggttagactcgtgagagtataaggattctagttttgtgaattttgtcaaattcctagatgtgggcccgggggtcgggtttgaccaatttctgaaattttgtggtaatttgattgttttcgcttgggctttgttcccttagcatattgtgacgtattcgttctgattttggataaattcgacgtgcgtggaggccgatttgaggggcaaaggcatcgcgagttagagatttagccggttcgaggtgagtaatggttgtaaatgatgttttgagggtttgaaaccccagatttgcacatcgtagtgctatattgaggtgagacacacgcttgatgacgagcgtggagtcgtgtactattggggattgtgacttagtccgtcctgattgatgattttaccgcacctttgactgaaacttatatgttatcatcatgatttgttgattgccatatttgggtttcgtgccaactatttgaacccttcggaaatttttattactattttctcactgttttgacttactaattgaactcagtcatgttattttccactgttttactactcagccatttttactccattttgagacttaaatgatattttaaatgatgttttgggctgagaaatactattttactaatgcccgaggggcttgggagtatttttgactgagtaaggccgatgaccTAGTTGTGGGGAAACATTGATACTGAtttaaggctgagggcctgagatatgtatgctacgaggtggcttgttgatattggttacgaggtcgagggcctgagatatatacgccacaaggtggcttgactgatatgaggttgagggcctagatttgatgccacgagatggcttgatattgcgcttgggccgtaaggggcccctcccggagtctgtacacccccaatgagcgcggatacccattgtgatatgagatatagcccgaggggctgatattgttctatgtgatagcccgagggcctggtattgttctatgtgatttccTGAGGGgttggtaccgttctatgtgattgtccgaggggctgatattgttctaatatattgctcgaggggcagagttgttgacattgagcccgaggggcgaacctttatgtgtttatctttcgtATTTACCTAtcatttacctgttaaactatgttatttgtgcccgagggacggatttcggtgcttatctgcactaactgttttgcattcatttgcatactgttgaaaaagccattttcaaataagtttaaattgagctaagatgtttaaagagattttacagcttcactgctttcttactggtttttgaactgcttctatacaacatcttgatatactttagattatttcttgccttcagtctttatttacattgttactcactgagttggagtactcactttactccatgcacacCTGTGTACGGATTCAGGCGTTATCGgtaccgctcccgagtgctgatacctccagcttcaggcggacttccagagatttcgaggtagctgttgacgttcgcaaccccgtgtctctactccctTATCATCTCTATCTCTTTTTAGACATCTGTACTAGCTTATagacttagcagacttgtattatgaattatagatgctcatgactagtgacaccccggttagggctgtgttgggttgtacttccgcactttattgacattatccgctacttagtattgctatatcatgttttagactacttttatgatatttaaatgtttaaaaagtgaattgggtttaattgactgaccttgtcttcacgagaggcatcatcacgaccgggttcaggtttagggtcgtgatacaACTACAAGGGTTTCTGTCCTCCAATTATCTGGCTTTCCTCCACCATTTTGATTCCCATTATTAGTATTTCTCCAGTTGTAAAGGTTCCCTATACCTTGcttcttctttggaacaaaatcTGATGGATAGCCAATAATTTTGTAACAATTTTTCTTGGTATGACCTTTCATCCGGCAGTGTTCACATTGCGAAAATTGGTTTTTACCTCGAAATCCTTATCCTCTGCTTGTTGCTTGCATAGCCAAAGTAGGATCACCTCTATCAGTCACAACATTAGCACCCAAATTCTGCTGACTTTCATCCCATACAATCATTGCATAGGCCTGATTTAGCGTAGGTGCAGTTGTCTTCATGAGAATTTGCCTTCTAGCCTGATTGTAGGACTCATTAAATCCGTTGAGAAATTGCATAACTCGTTGATGTAGTTGTTCCATATTTTCCTTAGACTTAGGGCATCCACCATTAGGGAAAAGGAATAACACATCATATTCATGCCAAAGTTACTTTAATTTTGTGAAATAGACTTAAACTGAGCTAGTTCCTTGTGAGAGAGTTGTAATTTCACGATGTAATTGAAAAATTCTTACTCGATTCACTTTATCGAATCTCTCCAATAGATCCTCCCAAACAAGATGAGCATATGATGCATACACAATGCCACCAAGGAGCTCCTCACACATATTGTTCATGATCCATGACAAAATAATAGCATTGCAGGTCTCCCATTGCTCTTGTAAATCAGTTGTCTTGTAGGATTCCTTTTTGCATGTGCCAGTCACAAACCCTAGCTTTCTCTTCCCTAAAAGTACAATCCTCATCGACCTACTCCATAACCCATATTTTTCTGACTCAGTGAGCTTTACCGGAATCGATACCAAGTTCGGAGTGTTTGAAGGACCCAAAAACAGGGGATGTGTATGGTCAATTGTGTTTTCTATCGTTGTCGTGTCAATGGCAACAATTGATCAACGAAATGGAGAGATTTAGACCAACAATCAGTTTGAGAGCGCCACAGTGTGAGATTCCAGTATCtcccgctctgataccatgataaaATGCAAGGATTTGAAGGTGTAACAATGACAGAAGTTCTGAGAAGAAAGAGTCGGCTAAGAGAGAAATGAACAACTGTTCTATTGAAGAAGATGATCAGTACATTTTATACACCTAATTACCACTATCTTAAGTTAACCAACTAACTAATTGACAACTCATTAACAACTGTCATCTAACAGAAAGAAGCAAGTGACTAACTAAACTAACTAATACATGTGCTATGTGCTATGCTATTCTATATTACAATAAAAATACTTTGGCCAATCCCTATCCCAATTATTCTATACAAAATCCGTTCATTTAAAGAGTGGTGAAGCCGCCTAAACTACAATGGTAATAACATGTTTTCCCTATCTTCCTTACTGCAAAAGCACAAATTAAAATAAATCCAAAGGTGGAATACAATTCCAATCACTTTTTTATCCATCGTCAGAGAATAATATGAGGACCTTTACTCCATAAGCTTCAATAATCACAAGAATATATATTATTAAGGGAAAAGTCATAAGTACCCCCAACCTATGATCGAAGTACCAATTATATAATTTCTTTTAAGGGTCTTATTACTTGCCTAAACTATTTAAGTGAAAATATTGTCACGCTAAATGTTGACGTGACAAAGTGTATGTATTTCACTCTTTTTGAGGAGTGAGAAGCCAAAAAATTTACTTActagtctttttctttttctagtcTTTTGTCCTTTACTTCTTTTCTTATCCCCCATATGACAAAACCACCATTGAAAGGTGTTGAGCTCTATTTACAACAccatttatttgtttatttttgacTTTAGATGAGTACTTTTTCCTCATTCCTTTATAGTTTATTCTTATCTTTgtattaacaaaaaaaataaacttAAATTTGATTATATGTTAAGTGTCATTTTTTACTGGATATTACACTTAATTAATTATAACATAAAATTAAATTAAGTCCATGTAGCCATTTTTTCTTTACTTCAGTGACCCATTCACACTCAATAAAAAGGTGCACCTGAGTTTCTGAAATTCCAAGCTCACATAAGCAGCAATGTATGTTCCCATCAATGAGTATATTTAGTCTCAATAACCTTTTCTTTGTTAGAAATTTATCCTAATAAGCAAGTCATAAGATTATTTTTTGTCTAGGCAACATTAGAGCACTCCAAACCAAGTCAGCTTCTCTCATCCTTGTCATATACCCAAGCATTGCATTATAGGTACATGTTACTGAATAAGTATCATTTGGAGTTAGCTCATATGTGTCTCTATTATACCATTGTGCCATCATTTCTTTCAATGAATTCAACTTTTTCCAGTACCAACTACACTCTTGAGGTGGTTTATATTCTCAGATATCTCTACAGTTCTTTATATAAATCTTATGTACCCATTTAACATACAACACATCCTTTTTTGTGACTATTTGCCATAACAGTTTGCCAATTGATGCAATATTCAACAATTTACATCCTTTAATGTTCAAACCTCCAAACTTCTTAGGCTTACACACTTTGTCCCAAGATATTAGAGATACTTTTCTTTGCCTTTCAGAGCTCCCCTAGAGGAATTCCCTACACTTTCtatcaattttttttattacacTTTGTGATAGAAGGAACACAGCCCCCCAAAAGTTGTATATAGAGAAAAGAACAGCATTGATTATCTGTAATCTGCAAGCATAATACAGTTGTTTTTCTCATTCTTTCTGTGATCTTCTCTACAAGCTTGTGGCATTCCACGCTACTCCACTTCTTTGAAGATAAAGGTAAGCCTAAATATCTAATAGGTAAAGAACCTATTGAAAACTCTGTGCTGCTTAGAATCATTTGCTGGTTATCTTCATCAATGCTTGCCAAGAAAATATTTGACTTATCCAAATTTACTTCCAGTCCAGATGCTTCACTGAAATGAGTAATGGCCTCCATTATTTTATAGGTGGAGGTAAGATTACCTTTGCAGAACATCATCAAATCATCAGCAAAAATTAAATGTGTGAGATTAGTGCTTTTGCACATTGGATGGAATTGGAAGTCTAGCAATTCACTCGTCCTCCTAAgtatcacacctcttttttcccaCGCAACCTTATTACGAGGTTGAGTTAGAAGAGTTTTTTCAATTGAAGTGACGTTTTGAAAagggattatttattatttagagtcgccacttgaaattgAGTTttgtgttccaagtcaccttttattgaatcccttatCAAAAGGAAGATTTGACTCCTAATTCATGGTCTACAAAAACAAAaaactaagtaaggaattctgttgaccgaggGGAAGGTGTAAGTCATTCCTCGagtctcgtggttctagcacggtcgctttattgactaatGTAAGACTTAAATCAATTTTTAGCTATTCTTGTATTTTATTGATTATGACTTATTTATTTTCgcttaattaattattatattttattaattgtttggaCCCAGATGCAATATGCATACGAGGTATTTCTCTGAAATTAGATGTTAAACCAAGGTACGAAATGTACACATGTTTAAAACATAATTATTTTGAATTTAAAGGCATCGAGATGCGGGAATGCGCACATGATCCTTTTTGTTACTTAAGCATATCAATCCAAGGTCGGGTATGAAAACATGGGCTAATATTTAAAGTACATCTAAAGTTTTTCTAGTGTTTAGAGTATTTCACTTATTTTGTCTCTTTCAGATTCGAGATATATATTTGTATATTTaccaaattttgaaaaataaaaaaaactatttaaagtaagtaaactaacttACACCAAATTTATCACTAAACTTATTTATACAGGATACTAGTTAGCAGAATACTAGTTCCAcaaaagagaaacaaaataaTCAAAAGAGAGTAAGTTTTAATCCCAAATAAAGAATAAGGACCTAACATATCTGTAAGGATTTGCACCAGAACGTTGATAATCAAAACCATAAGTAATAAACTCACACATTTAATAGAGTTTAACCAAAGAAGTATTTTATTGACAAAAAGCTTTAAACAATTTTATGAACTATCTATGGCTTAAAATTTCACGTGAATTGTGGCAAAAGAATAGATTAGAACTAAAGATTAAAAATTAGGAACAGATTTCAGATTAGTTAAAGTTAGAAACACATTTCAGATTAATTTTAAACATACATGTACATATATAAATAACAAGAAGAACCCGacgctatttaaaatataaaagaaagcaaaagaataATTGAATTTAAATAAACTAACATCATACATTCAGTTATACAttatattaaactaacaaatggGATTGAGTGTTACTTTTGTAAGATTTCACAATAAAGAAAATATCTACAATCTGTTGAGTTGAACCCGCAAATTTAAAACCACTAAGGATACTTCGATTTTCGACACTGAACCTTAAAAGGCCTCCGAATAATTTATCTCCAAGTGATTTTCACTCTAAAAGAACAATGCTATTTTTTAGTTACTGATTTTTCTATCCGATTGCCTCTAATGCTCATCTCTTTTCGCTTGTTCGaagttttttcttttcaaaatattgAACTTCCCCCGTTGTTTGTGAAGTGTGTTAGATATATAGGTAGATGTGTGCAAGATCGTGTGTGTGTGCAAGAACGTGTGTGTGCGCGCATGATCGTGAGTGAAATGGGGGAGTGGGGTGAGGGACATGAGATGTGGGATTAGTGGTTAAATTAGGATCTTTTTCCCCATTTTTTTTgttaagagaaataaaagaaaatataaagaTAAGAATATTCATTATCTATTTTAGACCAATACAAATATATACTTGGACTATGATTTAAATGGcgctaaaaataaattaaaagttaCTAGTCTACTTATTAAGTTCTTAAtttaacaaaaatattttttttcttctatttaaaTATAGGAACAAAATATATACTCTAAGAATATGCACAAAAAAAATtgtagctttttaatttttctcaAATAAAACCAATGAAAAAAATGAGATAAAAATTTAAAGTATCAAGATTAGACCTTAAagaaatatttacataaaatagAATAGAATTTGATTGTGgtaaaaaattaggtgttcacagcatgcccctctttgcttgaaaacGTGAAGAGTTTTCAGGCAAAGAAAATGTACAAGGTGAGTGGTTTTTGACCTCACTGTTATTTGAAAAGGAGAagataaaagaaattttttttgacCGAGCATTGGTTTTAGGCAGCCTACATATCCGGGTTGTAAGGGAATCAGGTCACATGTAGTTCAAGTGAAAGAAGAGTGATGGAGTATTCTTAGAGGGAGAATCAAGTGAagttccgtcgaggttctgatCCGCGGTTCCTACTATTACatcaaaatgaaaagaaaattacaTACTCTTGAAATCTAAGAGTTACAAAATTTCTATCTAAATGCCATCTGGAGTCTTGTCTTGATTCTTTACTTGTTTCTCCCGTTGACTTTAGACTGAAACTTGATTCTCTCGATGCAACAGACTATGAAATATTCTCACAGACTTGTTTCTTAATCAGATAATGGGAAGATGGTTCTTGACCATATGTCTCCGCATGCATTACGTGAATGCTGGTTGCGGCTGGTATTGGGATAAACATTCCACTTTCTCTGAAAAGAACTGAAATCTTATTTTTTGCACATCCAATCCGTGCTTTGCAGAAAAACCTACAAGCCATCACAAACAAACAAAACGaacaaaaattttctgccccagtttgcactaggaaatTTTTGTGAGTTATTGAAAACTTATTAAACTATTTTTGCTATTGCAAATTAAagaattgaaaaagtcattttaaaaaaaaaaaaataatagggGATGTTGTACCCAGTGTTAACAAGAAGGAAAGAAACCAGGGAATGCAGTACCATCTGTTAACGATAAGATGAGGCTCGTGGCACTCTaggatgctac contains:
- the LOC138885385 gene encoding uncharacterized protein, whose amino-acid sequence is MRIVLLGKRKLGFVTGTCKKESYKTTDLQEQWETCNAIILSWIMNNMCEELLGGIVYASYAHLVWEDLLERFDKVNRARRQILMKTTAPTLNQAYAMIVWDESQQNLGANVVTDRGDPTLAMQATSRG